The following coding sequences lie in one Lacerta agilis isolate rLacAgi1 chromosome 4, rLacAgi1.pri, whole genome shotgun sequence genomic window:
- the LOC117045366 gene encoding olfactory receptor 5V1-like — protein sequence MAPEQMENQTFVDEFIFLGFTNHPSLYVLFFLVFLVIYTVTLAGNALILALIRTDLTLHSPMYYFLSNLSFLDICYISATVPVMLANFFRAKKTISYAGCIVQLFSLITCAGTECVLLAVMAYDRYVAICSPLHYSSIMSKGACTKMAVFSWVCGLTNSLVHTLLTSSLTICKSNELSHFFCDVPLLLKLSCSDTSVNEAVLHLASALIGLSPCLFTLVSYIRIICAILKINSTVGRVKAFSTCASHLIVVVIFYGTSNFNYNRPSSGYSLDVDTLVSSLYCIVTPMLNPIIYSLRNKEVKAGLMRMGKKYFSSSART from the coding sequence ATGGCCCCTGAGCAAATGGAAAACCAAACCTTTGTAGACGAATTTATTTTCCTGGGCTTTACAAACCACCCCAGCCTCTATGTTCTGTTCTTTTTAGTATTCCTAGTCATCTACACGGTAACTCTAGCGGGAAATGCTCTGATACTTGCCCTGATCAGAACAGATCTGACCCTTCATAGCCCTATGTATTACTTCCTGAGCAACTTGTCGTTCCTAGACATTTGCTATATCTCTGCCACAGTCCCTGTTATGCTGGCTAACTTCTTCCGAGCAAAGAAAACCATATCATATGCGGGATGCATTGTCCAGCTGTTCTCCCTCATTACCTGCGCAGGGACAGAATGTGTGCTGTTGGCTGTCATGGCGTACGACCGATACGTGGCTATCTGTAGCCCCTTGCATTATTCCAGCATCATGAGCAAGGGGGCTTGCACCAAGATGGCAGTGTTCTCCTGGGTGTGCGGCTTGACAAACTCACTGGTGCACACCCTCCTGACATCGTCCTTAACCATCTGCAAGTCCAACGAGCTCAGCCACTTCTTCTGCGATGTCCCCTTGCTTTTGAAGCTCTCTTGCTCAGACACTTCTGTGAATGAAGCTGTGCTCCACCTAGCCAGTGCGTTGATAGGGCTCAGCCCCTGCCTCTTTACTCTGGTTTCCTACATCCGCATCATCTGTGCTATCCTGAAGATCAACTCCACTGTGGGCAGAGTGAAGGCCTTCTCCACCTGCGCTTCGCACCTCATTGTGGTCGTGATATTCTACGGCACATCCAACTTCAACTACAACAGGCCAAGTTCAGGGTACTCCCTGGATGTAGATACTTTGGTTTCCTCGCTGTATTGCATTGTAACACCCATGTTGAATCCAATTATTTACAGTCTAAGGAATAAAGAGGTAAAGGctggtttgatgagaatgggCAAGAAATATTTCTCTTCCTCAGCTAGGACCTGA